From Demequina lutea, a single genomic window includes:
- a CDS encoding ROK family protein, whose amino-acid sequence MLGLSRTRMTTIARDLEAAGLIEDAGLEQRAATGRPAEMLRAQAQRFHHLGIHVRAAEVVATAIDLNKTVVWELREEVVELTSAWVLTHLERCIRETSAAGLRIAAVAVCGSTQQIDGATTGVHIHTLLDASTLALAARQTGVPVYAEDDVAALTALEQWPLLHSGQDSMVLISMGYEIAVCVVTDLKIVLGAHQRAGRWAHTLVANDGPPCRLGHHGCLWGMSSVASMSLQTGLHGLRPILEAAGTGHEAARAALRQAAWGLGAASGNLVNLIDPDKVVLTGDSRDVIRDNWDDYMSGYQQVCESETLPEIEVTSFDSLEWARAAAGYALFCTLTAATI is encoded by the coding sequence ATGCTGGGGCTTTCGCGCACCCGGATGACGACGATCGCCCGCGATCTCGAGGCGGCGGGTCTCATTGAGGACGCCGGACTCGAGCAGCGCGCCGCGACCGGGCGACCGGCTGAGATGCTTCGCGCCCAAGCCCAAAGATTCCACCATCTCGGCATTCATGTGCGTGCCGCCGAGGTGGTTGCCACCGCGATCGATCTCAACAAGACCGTGGTGTGGGAACTTCGGGAAGAGGTGGTCGAACTCACCTCGGCGTGGGTGTTGACCCACCTTGAGCGCTGCATTCGCGAAACCTCGGCGGCAGGGCTGCGAATCGCTGCCGTGGCTGTGTGCGGCTCGACTCAGCAGATCGATGGGGCGACCACTGGCGTCCACATACACACGCTTCTCGACGCCTCGACGCTTGCCTTGGCGGCGCGCCAGACGGGCGTTCCCGTCTATGCGGAAGACGACGTGGCCGCGCTGACGGCCCTTGAACAGTGGCCGCTTCTGCATTCGGGGCAGGACTCGATGGTCCTCATCTCCATGGGGTATGAGATTGCCGTGTGCGTCGTCACCGATCTCAAGATCGTCCTGGGTGCACATCAACGCGCCGGACGATGGGCGCACACGCTCGTGGCCAACGACGGACCGCCGTGTCGGTTGGGCCACCACGGCTGTCTGTGGGGCATGAGTTCCGTAGCGTCGATGAGCCTGCAAACGGGTCTCCATGGACTGCGTCCGATCCTCGAAGCCGCTGGTACGGGCCATGAAGCCGCGCGGGCTGCGTTGCGCCAGGCAGCCTGGGGACTCGGTGCTGCGAGCGGCAATTTAGTGAACCTGATCGACCCAGACAAGGTCGTCCTCACAGGTGACAGTCGGGATGTTATCCGCGATAACTGGGATGACTATATGAGTGGATACCAGCAAGTATGCGAGTCTGAAACGCTTCCGGAAATCGAGGTGACTTCCTTCGACTCGCTTGAGTGGGCCCGGGCCGCTGCTGGCTACGCCCTCTTCTGCACTCTCACGGCAGCAACCATATAG
- a CDS encoding alpha-L-fucosidase: MEETSKAGYAPTDHTPTTPTDSLAAGGADVAARLAQVVPTARQVSWQGHEFYAFIHFGMNTMTDREWGHGHEDPGLFAPSDLDVDQWMRTLVAARMTGVILTAKHHDGFCLWPSAHTEHSVKNSPWRSGRGDLVAEVAEAARRHGLDLGIYVSPWDRTEATYGSGRSYDDYFVAQLTELLTQYGDVFSVWFDGANGEGPNGKVQEYDWDRYYEVIRELQPDAAISVCGPDVRWCGNEAGHTRADEWSVVPGSLRDVERIAERSQQADDGEFPALVRSDESDLGSREALADRLDDVVWYPAEVNTSIRPGWFYHATEDARVKRADELFDLWCSSVGGNATLLLNVPPDSRGRVAGPDVHELQQLGGLIDAFVAGTVRAVPTVSSGEWLAPPRRAVPLGVSDPFSREWAESTWTPDGSDAEPFIRLAFDEPTDISAVVVREDIRYGQNIEELSVSVSRWGEETLVARAGAVGYQRILRFDAVTADAVTLTIHARRGIPTIRAVAAVAAVAAVAAVADGDGNVAS, translated from the coding sequence ATGGAAGAGACATCGAAGGCGGGCTACGCACCCACTGACCACACGCCTACGACCCCCACCGACTCACTCGCTGCGGGTGGCGCTGACGTCGCCGCGCGTCTTGCCCAAGTGGTCCCGACCGCCCGGCAGGTCTCGTGGCAAGGCCACGAGTTTTATGCCTTCATCCACTTCGGCATGAACACGATGACGGACCGTGAGTGGGGACATGGGCATGAGGATCCGGGGCTCTTTGCTCCAAGTGACCTCGACGTCGACCAGTGGATGCGTACCCTCGTGGCTGCGCGGATGACCGGCGTCATCCTGACGGCGAAGCACCACGATGGGTTTTGCCTTTGGCCGAGTGCCCACACGGAGCATTCGGTGAAGAACTCGCCGTGGCGCAGCGGCCGCGGCGACTTGGTAGCCGAGGTGGCCGAGGCAGCGAGGCGACACGGGCTTGACCTGGGAATATATGTCTCGCCTTGGGACCGCACTGAAGCAACGTATGGATCCGGGCGCTCCTACGACGATTACTTCGTCGCCCAACTCACGGAGTTGCTCACCCAGTACGGCGATGTGTTTTCTGTGTGGTTCGACGGCGCGAACGGCGAGGGCCCAAACGGCAAGGTTCAGGAGTACGACTGGGATCGTTACTACGAGGTCATCCGCGAACTGCAACCCGATGCCGCTATCAGCGTCTGCGGCCCCGACGTTCGTTGGTGCGGCAACGAGGCCGGCCACACGCGGGCGGACGAGTGGAGCGTTGTCCCCGGTTCGCTCAGGGACGTGGAGCGCATTGCGGAGCGATCCCAGCAAGCGGACGATGGCGAGTTCCCCGCACTCGTGCGTAGCGATGAGAGTGATCTTGGGAGCCGGGAGGCCCTGGCAGACAGGCTCGACGACGTCGTCTGGTACCCGGCGGAAGTGAATACCTCAATCCGCCCGGGGTGGTTCTATCACGCGACCGAAGACGCCCGCGTGAAGCGGGCCGACGAGTTATTCGACCTGTGGTGCAGTTCTGTTGGCGGCAACGCGACGCTGCTGCTGAACGTCCCGCCGGACTCTCGCGGGCGGGTCGCCGGCCCGGACGTTCACGAGCTGCAGCAACTCGGCGGCCTCATCGATGCGTTCGTTGCCGGGACCGTGCGCGCGGTGCCGACCGTCTCGTCGGGCGAGTGGCTGGCACCACCGCGTCGCGCTGTACCGCTCGGTGTGTCAGACCCGTTTTCGCGCGAGTGGGCGGAATCGACGTGGACACCCGACGGATCCGATGCGGAGCCGTTCATTCGACTCGCATTCGACGAGCCCACCGACATCTCGGCTGTCGTCGTGCGTGAGGACATTCGCTATGGTCAAAACATCGAGGAGCTATCCGTCTCGGTGTCGCGATGGGGTGAAGAGACTCTGGTTGCGCGTGCTGGGGCGGTGGGGTACCAGCGGATACTTAGGTTTGATGCTGTCACGGCGGATGCGGTCACCTTGACCATTCACGCGCGGCGAGGAATACCGACGATCCGCGCGGTCGCTGCGGTCGCTGCGGTCGCTGCGGTCGCTGCGGTCGCGGATGGCGATGGTAATGTCGCGTCCTAA
- a CDS encoding DUF4349 domain-containing protein codes for MSNRGEGTMRRMRRIGVIAGLIVAAGALAGCSASADTSVANANAGNAAQVDTKVGDAAAAAPAAADRSLVVTGSLYITVEDPLAAADKAASIVQTAGGRVDARDETAPQGRDGGSASLTLRIPADDLDKVVDDLRALGTVDSYATQARDVTTEVTDLDAKISTLRASTDRIQGLLADAKDIKDIITLENELASRQAELQSLEAQQRGLHDQVSMSTIDLSLTTKPVVIADNSPQTFWDGLSSGWHGLVAFISVALVVIGALLPWAALGTVITIAVIAMVRARRRRAARRAEASPAPTPAPTTNPALWATQPGAPAPAAPQAPATPPAPAEKLAPEHPTPKPPAA; via the coding sequence ATGAGCAACAGGGGAGAGGGGACGATGCGCCGCATGCGGCGGATCGGGGTCATAGCAGGACTGATTGTTGCGGCAGGGGCGCTTGCGGGCTGTTCGGCGTCCGCCGATACATCCGTCGCCAACGCCAACGCCGGCAACGCGGCACAGGTAGACACGAAGGTCGGCGACGCGGCTGCGGCCGCGCCCGCAGCCGCCGATCGGTCCCTGGTCGTCACGGGCTCGCTCTACATCACGGTCGAGGACCCTCTCGCGGCCGCAGACAAGGCCGCAAGCATCGTGCAGACCGCGGGCGGTCGGGTCGACGCGAGGGACGAGACCGCTCCCCAGGGGCGCGACGGTGGCTCCGCCTCGCTCACGCTCCGCATCCCGGCGGACGATCTCGACAAGGTGGTCGACGACCTGCGTGCACTCGGCACTGTCGACAGTTACGCCACGCAAGCCCGCGACGTGACCACCGAGGTGACGGACCTGGACGCCAAGATCTCGACGCTGCGCGCGTCGACCGACCGTATTCAGGGCCTTCTGGCAGATGCGAAGGACATCAAGGACATCATCACGCTCGAGAACGAACTCGCCAGTCGCCAGGCGGAACTCCAGAGCCTCGAGGCGCAGCAGCGCGGCCTCCACGACCAGGTATCGATGTCGACCATCGACCTCTCGCTCACGACCAAGCCCGTCGTGATCGCGGACAACTCGCCGCAGACGTTCTGGGACGGACTGTCGTCCGGTTGGCACGGGCTCGTGGCGTTCATCTCGGTGGCCCTGGTAGTCATCGGCGCGCTTCTGCCCTGGGCGGCTCTTGGCACGGTCATCACTATCGCGGTGATCGCCATGGTCCGCGCGAGGAGAAGGCGTGCGGCCCGCCGGGCGGAGGCCTCACCGGCACCCACGCCCGCGCCCACGACGAACCCGGCTCTCTGGGCGACCCAGCCAGGTGCGCCCGCTCCCGCGGCGCCACAGGCTCCCGCGACGCCACCGGCTCCCGCGGAGAAGCTTGCGCCGGAGCATCCGACACCCAAGCCCCCAGCGGCGTAG
- a CDS encoding GH36-type glycosyl hydrolase domain-containing protein, translated as MQFGHFDDEAREYVIETPHTPYPWINYLGAQEFFGLVSHTGGGYCFYRDAKMRRLTRYRYNNTPVDDGGRFFSINDGGDVWSPSYRPYKTELDFFETRHGMGYTRITGERGGLRASVLLFVPVDVNAEIHQVTVTNTSDAAKSFSMFSFVEFCLWNAEDDQTNYQRNLSIGEVEVEDGAIYHKTEYRERRNHYAVYGVNAPIAGFDTDRDTYLGYGNGFHEAAVPHAGKSENSVASGWYPCASHQLEIELAPGESKTYTFVLGYLENAEDDKWESLGVINKTGAKALLARFATNESTDAEFAKLKAYWDQLLGSYTVESGDDKLNRMVNIWNQYQCMVTYNMSRSASYFETGMGRGMGFRDSSQDLLGFVHLVPERARERIIDIASTQFEDGSAYHQYQPLTKRGNHALGSGFNDDPLWLIAGVGAYVKETGDFGILDEMVPFDNDESKAQSLMEHLKRSFNHPLEKAGPHGLPLIGRADWNDCLNLNCFSSTPGESFQTTENQAGGVAESVFIAGMFAAIGPDYAVLARRRGDDAEADRAESAVADMKQAVVDHGWDGEWFLRAYDFYGNKVGTNDTDEGKIWIEPQGYCIMGGIGIDDGKAIKALDSCRERLNTPHGMVLQNPAYTTYKIELGEVSTYPPGYKENGGIFCHNNPWVIIAETIVGRAEYAWEYYKQIAPAYREEISEVHRLEPYAYAQMIAGKDASRHGEAKNSWLTGTASWNFVTVSQYLLGVRADYDGLVVDPCIGEEVGEYTVRRQIRGATYVINVKSTGAKGARLTVDGVPIEGNTVPYAVAGSIVQVTATL; from the coding sequence ATGCAGTTCGGTCACTTCGACGATGAAGCCCGCGAATACGTCATTGAGACGCCGCACACTCCCTACCCGTGGATCAACTACCTGGGCGCGCAGGAGTTCTTTGGCTTGGTGTCGCACACGGGCGGCGGCTACTGCTTCTACCGCGACGCGAAGATGCGCCGCCTGACGCGGTACCGCTACAACAACACCCCCGTGGACGACGGCGGTCGGTTCTTCTCGATCAACGACGGCGGCGATGTATGGAGCCCCTCGTACCGTCCATACAAGACGGAGCTCGACTTCTTCGAGACACGTCACGGCATGGGCTACACGCGAATCACGGGTGAGCGCGGCGGGCTGCGCGCCTCGGTGCTGCTGTTCGTGCCCGTCGACGTCAACGCCGAGATCCACCAGGTCACCGTGACGAATACGTCCGATGCTGCGAAGTCGTTCTCGATGTTTTCATTCGTCGAGTTCTGCCTGTGGAACGCGGAAGACGACCAGACGAACTACCAGCGCAACCTGAGCATCGGCGAGGTCGAGGTCGAGGACGGCGCGATCTACCACAAGACCGAGTACCGCGAGCGACGCAACCACTACGCGGTGTACGGCGTCAACGCCCCGATCGCGGGATTCGACACCGACCGCGACACCTACCTGGGCTACGGCAACGGCTTCCACGAGGCCGCCGTGCCCCATGCAGGGAAGTCCGAAAACTCGGTCGCCTCGGGTTGGTACCCGTGCGCCTCGCACCAACTCGAGATCGAACTCGCTCCCGGTGAATCCAAGACGTACACCTTCGTACTCGGCTACCTTGAGAACGCGGAAGACGACAAGTGGGAGTCCCTAGGCGTCATCAACAAGACCGGCGCCAAGGCGCTGCTCGCTCGCTTTGCGACCAACGAGTCGACCGATGCCGAATTCGCCAAACTCAAGGCGTACTGGGACCAGCTGCTGGGCTCCTACACGGTGGAATCGGGCGATGACAAGCTCAACCGCATGGTCAACATCTGGAACCAGTACCAGTGCATGGTGACGTACAACATGTCTCGCTCCGCTTCGTACTTCGAGACTGGCATGGGCCGAGGGATGGGCTTCCGCGACTCGAGCCAGGACCTGCTTGGCTTCGTCCACCTGGTGCCCGAACGCGCACGTGAGCGCATTATCGACATCGCGTCGACCCAGTTCGAGGACGGCAGCGCCTATCACCAGTACCAGCCGCTCACCAAGCGCGGAAACCACGCGCTCGGCTCGGGTTTTAACGACGATCCGCTGTGGCTCATCGCGGGCGTGGGCGCGTACGTCAAGGAGACCGGCGACTTCGGCATCCTCGACGAGATGGTGCCCTTCGATAACGACGAGTCCAAGGCTCAGTCGCTCATGGAGCACCTCAAGAGATCGTTCAACCACCCGCTCGAGAAGGCCGGCCCTCACGGCCTCCCCCTCATCGGGCGCGCCGACTGGAACGACTGCCTCAACCTCAACTGCTTCTCCTCGACTCCCGGTGAGTCCTTCCAGACCACCGAGAACCAGGCGGGAGGCGTGGCCGAGTCGGTCTTCATCGCCGGAATGTTCGCGGCCATCGGGCCCGACTACGCGGTGCTCGCTCGCCGTCGTGGCGACGATGCCGAGGCGGACCGTGCCGAGAGTGCGGTGGCGGACATGAAGCAGGCCGTCGTCGACCACGGTTGGGACGGCGAGTGGTTCCTGCGCGCCTACGACTTCTACGGAAACAAAGTCGGCACGAACGATACCGACGAGGGCAAGATCTGGATCGAACCGCAGGGCTACTGCATCATGGGCGGCATCGGCATCGACGACGGCAAGGCCATCAAGGCGCTCGACTCGTGCCGCGAACGTCTCAACACGCCCCACGGCATGGTGCTCCAGAATCCCGCCTACACGACGTACAAGATCGAGTTGGGCGAGGTGTCAACGTACCCGCCGGGCTACAAGGAAAACGGTGGCATCTTCTGCCACAACAACCCTTGGGTGATCATCGCCGAGACGATCGTTGGCCGCGCGGAGTACGCCTGGGAGTACTACAAGCAGATCGCTCCCGCCTACCGCGAGGAGATCTCCGAGGTGCACCGCCTCGAGCCCTATGCGTACGCGCAGATGATCGCCGGCAAGGACGCCTCGCGTCACGGTGAGGCCAAGAACTCGTGGCTCACCGGTACCGCCTCGTGGAACTTCGTGACGGTCTCGCAGTACCTGCTCGGCGTGCGCGCCGACTACGACGGCCTCGTGGTCGACCCGTGCATAGGCGAGGAGGTGGGCGAGTACACCGTCCGCCGCCAGATCCGCGGCGCCACGTATGTCATCAACGTCAAGAGCACGGGCGCCAAGGGCGCCAGGCTCACTGTCGACGGTGTGCCCATCGAGGGCAACACCGTTCCCTATGCCGTCGCGGGTTCGATTGTGCAGGTCACCGCGACTCTCTAG
- a CDS encoding PLD nuclease N-terminal domain-containing protein, with the protein MRYLLPILLYIGLTAYVIADIAQHRDEEPYRLPKVLWVLIVLFAPYVGALAWLYARWSNPRQSPRSSGYRAPNPDDDPAFRVWLNEQERRRKRRDGGE; encoded by the coding sequence ATGCGCTACCTCCTGCCGATACTTCTTTACATCGGATTGACGGCGTACGTCATCGCCGACATCGCTCAGCACAGGGACGAAGAGCCGTACCGACTTCCCAAGGTGCTTTGGGTTCTGATCGTCCTGTTCGCGCCGTACGTGGGCGCGCTTGCGTGGCTTTATGCGCGGTGGTCGAACCCGAGGCAGTCTCCGAGGTCGAGCGGTTACAGGGCGCCGAACCCCGACGACGACCCTGCGTTTAGGGTGTGGCTCAACGAGCAGGAACGACGCCGCAAGCGCCGCGACGGCGGCGAGTAG
- the dcd gene encoding dCTP deaminase, whose protein sequence is MLLSDRDIRSQIDAGRVALDPYEPAMIQPSSIDVRLDKFFRVFDNHKYAAIDPAIEQPDLTRLVEVESGNPFVLHPGEFVLGSTYESVTLPDDIAARLEGKSSLGRLGLLTHSTAGFIDPGFEGNVTLELSNTATLPINLWPGMKIGQLCFFQLSSPSEHPYGSSAYGSRYRGQRGPTASKSYLNFYRTAL, encoded by the coding sequence ATGCTGCTCTCGGACCGCGATATCCGCTCCCAGATCGACGCAGGCAGGGTCGCACTCGACCCTTACGAGCCAGCGATGATCCAGCCCTCGTCAATCGACGTGCGGCTCGACAAGTTCTTCAGGGTGTTCGACAACCACAAGTACGCCGCGATCGATCCCGCGATTGAGCAGCCAGACCTCACTCGTTTGGTCGAGGTCGAGTCCGGAAACCCCTTCGTCCTGCACCCCGGAGAGTTCGTACTCGGTTCCACGTACGAGTCCGTGACACTGCCGGATGACATTGCGGCAAGGCTCGAGGGAAAGTCCTCCCTGGGTCGGCTGGGGCTTCTCACGCACTCGACCGCCGGATTCATCGACCCCGGCTTTGAGGGCAACGTGACCCTTGAGCTGTCAAACACCGCGACGCTGCCCATCAACCTGTGGCCCGGCATGAAGATTGGCCAGCTGTGCTTCTTCCAGCTGAGCTCTCCTTCGGAGCACCCCTATGGGTCGAGCGCGTACGGCTCGCGGTATCGCGGCCAGCGCGGGCCGACGGCGTCGAAGAGCTACCTGAACTTCTACCGTACCGCCCTTTAG
- a CDS encoding GtrA family protein yields the protein MAMRALIIRVYRGLLTYAMKFGVVGMFGYIIDVGIFNVLRFEHLGQGTWAATPVGAKVVSVTVATIVTWFGNRYWTFKDRRRANFVLELLEFSAIAALGMGIAVGCLYISHYTLGHTSALADNISANVIGLGIATAFRFLMYRFWVYGNHRSDGLHRRQVEAAALAEAAAATVGSEPTLD from the coding sequence ATGGCGATGCGAGCACTGATCATCCGCGTGTACCGCGGGCTTCTGACGTATGCCATGAAGTTTGGCGTCGTTGGCATGTTCGGCTACATCATCGATGTCGGCATCTTCAACGTGCTCCGTTTCGAACACCTCGGCCAAGGAACCTGGGCCGCGACGCCCGTGGGCGCCAAGGTTGTGTCGGTCACCGTCGCCACGATCGTGACCTGGTTCGGCAATAGGTACTGGACCTTCAAGGACCGTCGGCGAGCGAATTTTGTGCTCGAGTTGCTCGAGTTTTCGGCGATCGCGGCGCTTGGAATGGGGATAGCCGTGGGATGTCTCTACATCTCGCACTACACGCTCGGGCACACGAGCGCACTTGCGGACAACATTTCGGCGAACGTGATCGGCCTGGGAATTGCGACGGCGTTCAGGTTCCTGATGTATCGCTTCTGGGTCTATGGCAACCACCGTTCCGATGGCCTTCACCGACGCCAAGTGGAAGCGGCGGCGTTGGCCGAGGCCGCAGCCGCCACTGTTGGGTCAGAGCCCACCCTCGACTAA